One genomic segment of Pseudoalteromonas sp. GCY includes these proteins:
- a CDS encoding DEAD/DEAH box helicase gives MRFTELGIDTRLEQQLAHQGITEPTEIQAHAIPTALAGHDVFAQSKTGSGKTLAFLLPAVQRVMKQKALSKRDPRVVIVAPTRELATQVFSECRALCAGTNIQVCKILGGENYNDQVKALRRDPHFVVGTPGRIADHVENRSLFLGGLELLIFDEADRMFDLGFEKQLDVINDSADHRQRQTLLFSATLDHTQVEASSRQLLKSPKRIMLSNAHQQHEDIKQALYFADHLDHKEALLKHFITQDDVGQCIIFTATRGDTDRLSKLLNEMSIKAVSLSGDMPQSKRLDIMESFSRGIYKVLVTTDVASRGLDLLSVTHVMNFDLPKQAEEYVHRIGRTGRAGFKGTAVSFVGPKDWDSYVAIKNYLDEPLRFEEVPGLVGKFKGLKQKPQQSKNRPAESAPKQTSKPKKKPVKKSQPRKVVPPPIDIDGTMPMRRKPKPQTDEE, from the coding sequence TTGAGATTCACTGAACTTGGGATAGATACGCGCCTAGAACAACAACTGGCTCACCAAGGGATCACGGAACCGACCGAGATCCAAGCGCATGCCATCCCAACGGCTCTAGCTGGCCACGATGTTTTTGCGCAGTCTAAAACAGGCTCTGGCAAAACCCTAGCCTTCTTGCTGCCTGCCGTACAGCGTGTAATGAAACAAAAAGCGCTGAGCAAACGCGATCCTCGCGTTGTTATCGTAGCCCCAACTCGTGAACTCGCGACTCAAGTATTCTCTGAGTGTCGTGCACTGTGTGCTGGCACTAATATTCAAGTCTGTAAGATTTTGGGTGGTGAAAACTACAATGATCAGGTAAAAGCGTTACGCCGCGACCCGCATTTTGTGGTGGGGACTCCTGGTCGTATTGCCGATCACGTTGAAAATCGCTCATTATTTTTAGGTGGTCTTGAACTGCTTATTTTTGATGAAGCAGATCGTATGTTTGACCTTGGCTTTGAAAAACAGTTAGACGTCATTAACGACTCTGCGGATCACCGCCAAAGACAAACGCTGCTATTTTCAGCCACGCTAGACCATACTCAAGTTGAAGCATCGTCACGTCAATTACTTAAATCGCCAAAGCGCATTATGTTGAGCAATGCCCATCAGCAGCATGAAGACATCAAGCAAGCGCTCTACTTTGCTGATCATTTAGATCATAAAGAAGCGCTGCTTAAGCACTTCATCACACAAGATGACGTAGGACAGTGCATTATCTTTACCGCAACCCGTGGCGATACAGACCGATTAAGCAAACTGCTAAATGAGATGTCGATTAAAGCGGTATCGTTGTCGGGCGATATGCCGCAAAGTAAGCGGTTAGACATCATGGAAAGCTTCAGCCGTGGTATCTATAAAGTGCTTGTTACCACAGACGTTGCATCTCGTGGTCTCGATTTGCTCTCTGTTACCCATGTTATGAATTTTGACTTGCCTAAGCAGGCAGAAGAATATGTCCACCGTATCGGTCGTACAGGACGTGCTGGGTTTAAAGGCACTGCGGTTTCATTTGTTGGTCCTAAAGATTGGGATAGCTATGTGGCAATCAAAAACTATCTTGATGAGCCACTACGTTTTGAAGAAGTCCCTGGTCTTGTTGGTAAATTCAAAGGACTTAAGCAAAAACCACAGCAGAGTAAAAATCGCCCTGCAGAGTCTGCACCAAAGCAAACAAGTAAACCTAAGAAAAAGCCGGTGAAAAAGTCACAACCGAGAAAAGTGGTCCCGCCACCGATTGATATTGACGGTACTATGCCGATGCGTCGCAAACCAAAACCACAAACTGACGAGGAATAA
- the trhO gene encoding oxygen-dependent tRNA uridine(34) hydroxylase TrhO, with the protein MSEQYVVCAMYKFVSLPNYQEIRLPLHDVMEANEVRGTLLLAEEGINGTVAGKREGIDALLAWLDKQPGLDNIVYKESFDETCPFYRTKVKLKKEIVTMGVQGINPKEVVGTYVKPQDWNALISDPDVVLVDTRNDYEIEIGTFKNAIDPKTKTFREFPEWAQNNLNPEKHKKVAMFCTGGIRCEKSTAYMKEQGFEEVYHLEGGILKYLEDVPKEETMWEGECFVFDNRVAVDHDLNKGSYDQCHACRMPITEAEKQLEEYMEGVSCHHCHKDLTEEQIARFAERQKQIELAKQRGEGHIGHEAQDAIRKRKEEKLAQKEAQRQKR; encoded by the coding sequence ATGTCAGAACAATACGTTGTTTGTGCTATGTACAAGTTTGTCTCTTTACCTAACTATCAAGAGATCAGGCTGCCACTTCACGATGTGATGGAAGCGAATGAAGTTCGCGGCACGTTATTACTTGCCGAAGAAGGTATCAATGGTACTGTCGCCGGTAAACGTGAAGGCATTGATGCGCTACTTGCATGGTTAGACAAACAACCGGGCCTTGATAACATCGTTTATAAAGAGTCGTTCGATGAAACTTGCCCTTTCTACCGCACTAAAGTCAAGCTTAAGAAAGAAATTGTGACCATGGGTGTACAAGGTATCAATCCTAAAGAAGTGGTTGGTACGTACGTAAAACCACAAGATTGGAACGCATTGATTTCAGATCCTGACGTTGTGCTCGTTGATACGCGTAACGACTATGAAATCGAGATCGGTACGTTTAAAAATGCCATCGATCCTAAAACCAAGACTTTCCGTGAGTTCCCTGAGTGGGCGCAAAATAACTTAAACCCGGAAAAACACAAAAAAGTGGCGATGTTCTGTACTGGCGGGATCCGCTGTGAAAAATCGACAGCGTATATGAAAGAACAAGGCTTCGAAGAAGTTTATCACTTGGAAGGCGGTATTCTTAAATACTTAGAAGACGTGCCAAAAGAAGAAACCATGTGGGAAGGCGAGTGCTTTGTGTTTGATAACCGTGTTGCGGTCGATCATGATTTAAACAAAGGATCTTATGATCAATGTCATGCTTGTCGTATGCCAATCACGGAAGCAGAGAAACAACTCGAAGAATATATGGAAGGGGTGTCTTGTCACCACTGCCACAAAGACTTAACAGAAGAGCAAATTGCAAGATTTGCTGAGCGTCAAAAGCAAATTGAGCTGGCTAAACAACGTGGCGAAGGTCATATCGGTCATGAAGCACAGGATGCTATTCGTAAGCGTAAAGAAGAAAAGCTAGCGCAAAAAGAAGCGCAACGTCAAAAGCGCTAA
- a CDS encoding efflux RND transporter permease subunit, with translation MLRASVNHAILVAVTVLICSILGIVAAFKIPVQMIPDLEVRTITVVTNWPGATPQDVEKEILIEQERYLRSLANLTRMSSYANTGEAEIELEFPFGVDVNEALINVSNALSQVPNYPENVDQPVLYSSAFSSNAFMFFNLKPQPGNPLNLDIDMLRDYAEDFIRPEMERVSGVSQVGVRGGALYQVQILVDQEQLASRGISLVDVRNAIRSRNQDASAGDIDSGKRRYLLRMVGRFESAKALEELVVSHRAGTTIKLKDIAQVKLDHYEVRDIAYNNGERALMLSVRRESGSNVMAIKEEMMEVVARINRDMLASNGLQLTLLSDDVRYVKGSVENVWTNLALGAVLATLVMFWFLKSPRSTFIGVMGVPICTIAAFLGLLLFDRTINVISLAGVAFAIGMTVDNTIVVLENIEQARRRGLDKLQAAITGVQEVWPAVLASTLTTVLVFAPILFIQQEAGQLYSDVAIAISAAIIASMLVALFVVPAANANFACKEISSGMLSTPKLPTFIPAMLSSARARIVCIVFGSVFLLGGAWLFMPKAEYLPEGEEPKAFSMMIAPPGYNLSHMQKISDELLPYLNEHLENDDSDFVSGKTSLPPLKYYSMSVGVGSIWLLSEPYNREYIDEMMEAITTKFRSYPGMRAFSSRGSIISSNDGGSRAVALDISGTDQTALYRSADAVYRLAGEVFDNPQVDSAPSSLTLDQPLIEIQPRWQRLAEVGMSADELGYTVAALSDGAYVDELILDDDKVDVFLFSESGNQQSLSQLAQSPVVTKAGLIPLSALADLREKADSDSLRRVDGRRTVTVYIIPPRNVALEEAQELVRMELLPQLQRQGDLLPGVNVSIGGAADQLDKTKEALGSNFIVALALCYLLLVAIFKHWGYPLFIMATVPLGMAGGLIGLIAINGIGSITGTFHQPFDMITMLGFLILLGTVVNNPILIVDQSRRNLESTAMSVYEAVISALQTRLKPIVMSTMTTLCGLAPLVFIPGEGSELYRGVGMIVLCGIAMATIVTLTILPALLVSFLKRPVESSVSKL, from the coding sequence ATGTTAAGAGCCAGTGTAAATCACGCCATTTTAGTTGCAGTAACGGTATTGATCTGTTCGATATTGGGTATTGTTGCCGCGTTTAAAATTCCGGTGCAAATGATCCCAGATCTTGAAGTAAGAACCATCACTGTAGTGACCAATTGGCCCGGTGCAACGCCACAAGATGTTGAAAAAGAGATACTTATAGAGCAAGAAAGGTATCTTCGCTCACTTGCGAATCTAACTCGCATGTCCAGTTATGCCAATACTGGTGAGGCAGAGATAGAGCTTGAGTTTCCATTTGGTGTCGACGTCAACGAAGCGCTCATAAACGTGAGTAATGCGTTATCTCAAGTGCCAAACTATCCTGAAAACGTTGACCAGCCGGTGTTATACAGCAGCGCGTTTTCGAGCAATGCCTTTATGTTTTTTAATCTAAAGCCACAACCGGGGAACCCACTCAATCTTGATATTGATATGCTTCGCGATTATGCCGAAGACTTTATTCGTCCAGAAATGGAAAGAGTCAGTGGAGTATCTCAGGTTGGTGTGCGCGGTGGTGCACTCTATCAAGTACAAATTTTGGTAGATCAAGAACAATTGGCGAGCCGTGGAATTAGCCTAGTTGATGTTAGAAATGCAATACGCAGCCGTAACCAAGACGCCTCAGCAGGTGATATAGACAGTGGTAAACGGCGTTATTTGCTGCGTATGGTCGGCCGTTTTGAGTCAGCTAAAGCGCTAGAAGAGCTGGTAGTCAGTCACCGTGCGGGCACCACAATTAAGCTCAAAGATATCGCTCAGGTAAAGCTTGATCATTATGAAGTGCGCGATATTGCCTATAACAATGGCGAGCGAGCCTTAATGCTCTCGGTGAGACGGGAAAGCGGCTCCAATGTGATGGCCATTAAAGAAGAAATGATGGAGGTAGTGGCTCGCATCAACCGTGACATGCTCGCAAGTAATGGACTACAACTGACGCTATTGAGCGATGATGTTCGTTACGTTAAAGGATCTGTTGAAAATGTTTGGACTAATTTAGCGCTAGGTGCGGTGCTTGCGACTCTGGTGATGTTTTGGTTTTTAAAGAGCCCACGCTCGACCTTTATTGGTGTGATGGGCGTACCAATTTGTACCATCGCGGCATTTTTGGGTCTGTTGCTATTTGACAGAACGATCAACGTGATTTCCCTCGCCGGTGTCGCGTTTGCCATTGGCATGACGGTTGATAACACTATCGTTGTACTTGAGAACATAGAGCAAGCCAGACGCCGAGGTCTCGACAAACTTCAAGCAGCCATTACTGGAGTTCAAGAGGTATGGCCTGCGGTGCTCGCTTCAACCCTAACCACAGTGTTGGTATTCGCACCTATTTTATTTATTCAGCAAGAAGCCGGACAGCTTTATTCCGATGTCGCAATTGCGATTTCTGCTGCAATCATCGCTTCTATGTTGGTGGCCTTGTTTGTGGTGCCTGCGGCAAATGCAAATTTTGCCTGTAAGGAAATCTCCAGTGGCATGTTGTCTACGCCTAAACTGCCAACGTTTATTCCGGCGATGTTATCAAGTGCGCGTGCTCGCATAGTGTGTATTGTATTCGGTAGCGTGTTTTTACTCGGTGGTGCGTGGTTATTTATGCCTAAAGCCGAATATTTGCCAGAGGGAGAGGAGCCAAAAGCGTTCTCTATGATGATAGCGCCACCGGGCTATAACCTCAGCCATATGCAAAAAATTAGCGATGAACTACTTCCTTATTTAAACGAGCATTTGGAAAACGATGACAGCGATTTTGTATCAGGTAAAACGTCGTTGCCACCTTTAAAGTATTATTCGATGTCTGTTGGTGTTGGTAGCATTTGGCTATTGAGTGAACCATACAACCGTGAATATATCGATGAAATGATGGAGGCAATCACGACCAAGTTTAGAAGTTACCCAGGAATGCGCGCATTTTCTTCTAGAGGCTCGATTATCTCAAGTAATGATGGCGGTTCAAGAGCGGTGGCTTTGGATATTAGCGGTACAGATCAAACGGCGCTCTACCGCTCGGCAGATGCAGTGTATCGGTTAGCGGGGGAGGTCTTTGATAATCCACAAGTGGATTCTGCGCCATCTTCTCTGACACTCGACCAACCGCTAATAGAGATTCAACCAAGGTGGCAACGGTTGGCTGAAGTGGGTATGAGTGCTGACGAACTCGGCTATACGGTCGCAGCCCTGAGTGATGGCGCGTATGTTGACGAGTTGATCTTAGACGATGACAAAGTAGACGTCTTTTTATTTTCTGAGTCGGGTAATCAGCAAAGTCTTTCGCAATTAGCGCAGTCACCTGTTGTCACGAAAGCTGGACTGATCCCGTTGAGCGCTTTGGCCGATCTACGAGAAAAAGCAGACAGTGATAGTTTGCGTCGAGTTGATGGTCGTAGAACCGTGACTGTATATATTATTCCTCCAAGAAATGTTGCGCTAGAGGAAGCGCAGGAATTAGTAAGAATGGAATTATTACCGCAGCTTCAGAGACAGGGCGATCTGCTCCCTGGTGTCAATGTGAGCATCGGTGGTGCTGCCGATCAGTTAGATAAAACCAAAGAAGCGCTGGGCAGTAATTTTATCGTTGCATTAGCGCTGTGTTATCTACTACTTGTCGCAATTTTCAAGCATTGGGGCTATCCGTTATTTATTATGGCAACAGTGCCGCTTGGCATGGCAGGGGGCTTAATTGGACTAATTGCTATTAATGGCATTGGTAGCATAACAGGCACTTTCCACCAGCCTTTTGACATGATCACCATGCTCGGCTTTTTAATCTTGTTAGGGACTGTGGTTAATAACCCTATTCTGATTGTGGATCAAAGCCGCAGAAACCTTGAGAGTACCGCGATGAGTGTTTACGAGGCGGTGATCTCAGCGCTACAAACGCGATTAAAACCGATTGTGATGTCAACGATGACAACCCTATGCGGTCTTGCGCCATTGGTGTTCATTCCAGGAGAAGGATCTGAGCTTTATCGAGGCGTTGGCATGATAGTGCTTTGTGGTATTGCTATGGCAACTATCGTCACACTCACCATTTTACCCGCGCTATTAGTCAGCTTTTTGAAACGGCCGGTAGAGAGTTCTGTAAGCAAACTCTAA
- a CDS encoding CvfB family protein → MLGQIKMLTIEELTAEGAYLNGGELGDVFLPRAEVPKHTEEGDSVEVFIYLDNLGHATATTKKPLAQVGEFALLRVKEINKVGAFMDLGIEKDVLAPFNEQKPKMRDGYSYLVRLYLDNASKRICASSALGKFLSKSKAEYEKFEEVDLIVAAKTDLGYKVIVNEKHFGLVFFNDVFKRMYIGQRMKGFVKAVHDEDKIDIVLEKPGIGKVKDLAEIIYSKLEESGGYLPLGDKSDPDAIKRTFSTSKANFKKAIGGLFKDGRIDIEATSISIRKS, encoded by the coding sequence ATGTTAGGTCAAATCAAAATGTTAACCATTGAAGAGCTTACCGCGGAAGGAGCTTATTTAAACGGTGGTGAGCTTGGTGATGTGTTTCTTCCTCGAGCAGAAGTGCCAAAGCACACCGAAGAAGGTGACTCTGTCGAAGTATTTATCTATTTAGATAACTTGGGACACGCAACGGCAACAACCAAAAAGCCACTTGCTCAAGTCGGTGAGTTTGCCCTGCTTCGCGTAAAAGAGATCAATAAGGTTGGTGCTTTTATGGACTTGGGTATCGAAAAAGACGTGTTAGCGCCTTTCAATGAACAAAAACCGAAAATGCGCGACGGCTATAGCTATTTGGTTAGGCTTTACCTAGACAACGCCAGTAAGCGTATTTGTGCGTCTAGTGCGTTGGGTAAATTTTTAAGTAAATCAAAAGCCGAGTACGAAAAATTCGAAGAAGTAGATCTAATCGTCGCGGCAAAAACCGATCTTGGCTATAAAGTGATCGTCAATGAAAAACACTTTGGATTGGTCTTTTTCAATGATGTATTTAAGCGCATGTATATCGGTCAACGCATGAAGGGCTTTGTAAAAGCGGTTCATGACGAAGATAAGATTGATATCGTGTTAGAAAAGCCGGGGATCGGTAAAGTTAAAGACCTTGCGGAAATCATTTATAGCAAGCTCGAGGAAAGTGGCGGTTATTTACCGCTAGGCGATAAGTCAGATCCTGACGCCATCAAGCGTACTTTCTCTACCTCTAAGGCTAACTTTAAAAAAGCCATCGGTGGTTTATTTAAAGATGGCCGAATTGATATCGAAGCGACTTCTATTTCAATTCGCAAGTCTTAA
- a CDS encoding patatin-like phospholipase family protein, whose product MTNNIRSAIIAEGGGQKGIFTAGVLDAFLEKKFTPFDLKVGVSAGAQNLAAYCARASQYAQTAIESLTTEQQFFRPARFFTGGNVIDLDWYFQQVEHSGKVRFPTEPNHLTPESNFYAVASHLDSLEPHYLHTWHDNMFTHLKASSAIPFLYRPGVKVAGHGMMDGGVADPLPVRWAHSQGAKTIWVIRTIEAHDDGKMPVLERLKPIMRRVNQSPRMFEMYHHYQSRYADAVNFMNSPPEDVNVIQIAPNRPLGSMILGSSPETLKSDYKLGFELGLKAVDKWRDMLEVSVM is encoded by the coding sequence ATGACAAATAACATACGCTCTGCAATTATCGCTGAGGGCGGAGGTCAAAAAGGCATTTTTACAGCGGGCGTGCTTGATGCTTTTCTTGAGAAAAAGTTTACGCCTTTTGATTTAAAAGTGGGTGTCTCAGCGGGTGCACAAAACCTCGCAGCCTATTGTGCTCGCGCAAGTCAATATGCGCAAACCGCTATCGAATCTCTGACGACGGAGCAACAGTTTTTCCGTCCTGCGCGATTTTTTACCGGTGGTAACGTCATTGACTTGGATTGGTATTTTCAACAAGTAGAGCACAGCGGCAAAGTACGGTTTCCAACTGAGCCTAATCACCTCACGCCGGAAAGTAACTTTTATGCGGTTGCAAGTCACTTAGACTCGCTTGAACCACATTATTTGCATACGTGGCACGATAACATGTTTACCCATCTAAAGGCTTCTAGTGCAATCCCTTTTTTATATCGTCCAGGCGTTAAAGTTGCGGGTCACGGCATGATGGATGGTGGCGTAGCCGATCCTTTACCCGTTCGTTGGGCACACAGTCAAGGGGCAAAGACGATTTGGGTGATCAGAACCATTGAGGCACATGACGATGGCAAAATGCCAGTTCTTGAGCGCTTAAAGCCAATCATGCGGCGCGTTAACCAATCTCCTCGAATGTTTGAAATGTATCATCACTATCAAAGTCGCTATGCCGACGCGGTGAACTTTATGAATTCACCACCAGAAGATGTTAATGTCATTCAAATAGCCCCCAATAGACCACTGGGATCTATGATTTTAGGCTCAAGCCCTGAGACCTTAAAGTCTGATTATAAATTGGGATTTGAACTGGGATTAAAAGCGGTAGATAAATGGCGTGATATGCTTGAAGTAAGTGTAATGTAA
- a CDS encoding L-threonylcarbamoyladenylate synthase, translating into MGEASLTTLHLLATDPSAVAQAAELARDGHLVAVPTETVYGLAADARQPDAVKKIFAAKGRPADHPLIVHLADKSLVTEWVETLPDYFDALADTFWPGPLTIVAKKQAHVSDVVTGGHPTVGIRVPNHPAMLALLQHINSGLAAPSANPYKKISPTTAEQVLFGLSGKIAAVLDGGPCEVGLESTIVDISSATPRILRAGPITKAALEAVLNIEVDEPDVHTVAVPGNVKAHYQPSKPLTLLSTEELVARLSGQCEANTGVLYYSSQIERMISENSANNELVDLKLGADKAKYAHGLYHGLHQLDQSSATEILLEAPPTAPEWRDVNDRLMRAAAQ; encoded by the coding sequence GTGGGCGAAGCGAGCTTAACAACCTTACATTTATTGGCAACTGATCCAAGCGCAGTGGCGCAAGCGGCTGAACTTGCACGTGATGGTCACCTTGTTGCGGTTCCAACAGAAACCGTTTACGGCTTAGCAGCAGATGCAAGGCAACCCGATGCGGTAAAAAAAATCTTTGCAGCAAAAGGACGCCCAGCAGATCACCCGCTAATCGTACATCTCGCTGACAAGTCTTTGGTCACTGAGTGGGTGGAAACATTACCAGACTATTTTGACGCTTTAGCAGATACGTTTTGGCCGGGGCCACTGACGATCGTTGCCAAAAAACAAGCACATGTGAGCGATGTAGTAACAGGCGGCCACCCAACCGTGGGTATTCGTGTGCCAAATCATCCTGCAATGTTAGCATTATTGCAGCACATTAACTCTGGACTTGCTGCGCCTTCTGCTAATCCTTATAAAAAAATTAGTCCAACCACCGCTGAGCAAGTGTTGTTTGGATTGTCCGGCAAGATAGCGGCTGTGTTAGACGGCGGTCCGTGTGAAGTAGGACTTGAGTCTACGATTGTCGATATATCTTCAGCCACACCGAGGATCTTACGAGCAGGCCCTATTACTAAAGCTGCACTTGAAGCGGTGCTCAATATTGAAGTGGATGAGCCTGATGTACACACCGTAGCCGTCCCAGGTAACGTAAAAGCCCATTACCAACCAAGCAAGCCACTTACCCTGTTGTCAACGGAAGAGTTAGTTGCTCGCCTAAGCGGCCAGTGCGAAGCTAACACCGGTGTGTTGTATTATTCATCGCAAATTGAGCGAATGATCTCTGAGAATTCAGCAAACAACGAGCTGGTGGATCTCAAACTTGGTGCTGACAAAGCCAAGTATGCGCATGGCCTTTATCACGGTTTACATCAGTTGGATCAATCAAGTGCAACCGAGATTTTGTTGGAAGCACCACCAACTGCCCCCGAGTGGCGCGATGTTAACGACAGACTGATGCGTGCGGCCGCACAATAG
- a CDS encoding efflux RND transporter periplasmic adaptor subunit, translated as MEIIKVNMCKVTRLVVFTATMLITNAALAKPSQVIAEPIQFESSSQQIQAVGNAEAIQSVILYPAIGDRVTAVHFKPGDQVKAGTLLLELDSRRQKAALEEAKIRLADAQRTVDRLTDSQKRGAVPINELDKAVTDRDLAKVALIQAKNELEDRQVIAPFSGVMGLTDVEVGDRITTQTAIASIDNFDKLYVQFAAPESAYGMLKSTDSVLLTPWNDNSTRIDAKIAQMDSRIDPTARTLKIKAIFENRNDRFLPGMSFRVSLTVLGEEFAVIPEAALLWGATGPYVWKEVDGKAKRIDVKIQQRLPGKLLVSGDLAARELLVVEGVQRLRPGQEIAVTNALAKE; from the coding sequence ATGGAAATTATTAAGGTTAATATGTGTAAAGTAACGCGCTTGGTGGTTTTTACGGCCACTATGCTGATAACCAATGCCGCTTTGGCGAAACCTTCGCAAGTGATTGCAGAGCCTATTCAATTTGAAAGCAGTAGCCAGCAAATTCAGGCTGTAGGTAATGCTGAAGCTATTCAATCGGTTATTTTGTATCCCGCAATTGGTGATAGGGTGACTGCGGTACATTTTAAACCAGGCGATCAGGTTAAAGCGGGTACTTTGCTATTGGAGCTAGACTCACGCCGCCAAAAAGCGGCGCTTGAAGAAGCTAAAATTCGTCTTGCAGATGCGCAGCGCACCGTCGACCGCCTAACCGATAGCCAAAAGCGTGGCGCCGTCCCAATTAATGAATTAGATAAAGCGGTAACGGACAGAGACTTAGCAAAGGTCGCTTTGATCCAAGCTAAGAATGAATTAGAAGACCGCCAAGTGATCGCCCCTTTTTCTGGCGTAATGGGACTCACCGACGTTGAGGTTGGAGATCGCATTACCACCCAAACCGCGATTGCGAGTATCGATAACTTTGACAAGTTGTATGTTCAATTTGCGGCACCAGAATCGGCGTATGGCATGCTTAAATCGACCGATAGCGTGCTGCTGACACCTTGGAATGATAATTCAACACGGATAGATGCAAAGATAGCGCAAATGGACTCTAGAATAGACCCAACAGCCCGCACACTAAAAATCAAAGCTATCTTTGAAAACCGCAATGACCGTTTTTTGCCCGGAATGAGCTTTAGAGTATCGCTAACGGTATTAGGTGAAGAGTTTGCGGTTATTCCTGAAGCTGCACTGCTCTGGGGCGCAACAGGTCCTTATGTATGGAAAGAAGTAGATGGCAAAGCTAAGCGTATTGATGTGAAAATCCAACAGCGTTTGCCGGGTAAATTGCTGGTATCAGGCGATTTGGCTGCGAGAGAGTTATTAGTTGTAGAAGGGGTGCAACGTCTTCGTCCTGGGCAAGAAATTGCGGTGACGAATGCACTAGCGAAGGAATAA
- a CDS encoding NAD-dependent succinate-semialdehyde dehydrogenase → MSNTVTTINPATEQPVNEYTLMSLDEAQKSVDLANDCYSFWKKTTFTQRAQKLNRLADLIEQNKSKLVSLMTEEMGKVTEQGEQEVSLCAEICRYTAEHGEKELQDEHRVFEQGHAIITYQPIGVILGIQPWNFPLYQVIRYSVSNVMAGNTTVMKHASNVFGMAKYIEELYLEAGFPKGCYQSLLIDGETASELIKNPYIRGVTFTGSDKVGKQVAKQAAELSKKTVLELGSNDAFVVLADADINKAVSACIQGRIVNNGETCVAAKRFIIVDEIYDQFREAFVAGFKQLKVGDPTAADTDLGPMARKDLRDELHQQVEASVKAGATCPLGGEIPKQQGFYYPVTILEDVKPGMPAYDDELFGPVASLIRVHDEAEAMMVANDSRYGLGGGIFSEDTQRATELAIKEFDTGMVNINGYSLAQPNLPFGGVKDSGYGREHGGFGIKEFVNVKTVMVASAE, encoded by the coding sequence ATGTCAAATACGGTAACCACAATTAATCCTGCGACAGAGCAACCCGTTAATGAATATACGTTAATGAGCTTGGACGAGGCGCAAAAGTCGGTGGACTTAGCCAATGACTGTTATTCATTTTGGAAGAAAACCACATTCACGCAAAGAGCACAAAAGCTAAACAGGCTTGCTGACTTGATTGAGCAAAATAAATCCAAGTTAGTTTCACTGATGACCGAGGAAATGGGCAAAGTGACGGAGCAGGGTGAACAGGAAGTTTCCTTGTGTGCTGAAATTTGCCGATATACCGCTGAGCATGGCGAAAAAGAATTACAGGATGAGCATCGGGTATTTGAGCAGGGACACGCCATTATCACTTATCAACCAATAGGTGTGATCTTAGGAATACAACCTTGGAACTTTCCGCTTTATCAGGTTATCAGATACAGTGTTTCGAACGTGATGGCGGGCAATACCACGGTAATGAAACATGCCTCAAATGTATTTGGCATGGCTAAATACATTGAAGAGTTGTATTTAGAGGCCGGTTTTCCAAAAGGTTGCTACCAATCACTATTAATTGATGGTGAGACAGCAAGCGAGTTGATAAAGAATCCATATATTCGCGGGGTTACGTTTACCGGAAGCGATAAAGTAGGTAAACAAGTTGCAAAGCAGGCGGCTGAGCTTTCTAAAAAAACCGTCCTAGAGCTCGGTAGTAACGATGCCTTTGTAGTGCTGGCAGATGCTGATATTAACAAAGCGGTGTCGGCGTGTATTCAAGGTCGTATTGTCAACAACGGTGAAACCTGCGTTGCCGCGAAGCGCTTTATTATCGTTGATGAGATTTATGATCAATTTAGAGAGGCTTTTGTGGCTGGTTTTAAGCAGCTAAAGGTGGGAGATCCTACCGCAGCAGACACCGACTTAGGTCCTATGGCGCGTAAAGATTTACGTGATGAATTACACCAACAAGTTGAAGCGTCCGTTAAGGCGGGAGCGACTTGTCCACTTGGTGGAGAAATTCCAAAACAACAAGGCTTTTATTATCCAGTCACCATTTTGGAAGACGTTAAACCCGGTATGCCGGCTTATGATGATGAACTATTTGGCCCTGTGGCGTCGCTAATTCGTGTGCATGATGAGGCTGAGGCGATGATGGTAGCGAATGATTCACGCTATGGTTTAGGTGGCGGAATTTTTTCTGAAGACACACAACGTGCGACGGAGCTTGCTATCAAGGAGTTTGATACTGGCATGGTGAATATCAATGGCTATTCGCTGGCACAGCCAAACTTACCGTTTGGTGGTGTTAAAGACAGTGGCTATGGTAGAGAGCATGGTGGCTTTGGGATCAAAGAGTTTGTTAACGTGAAAACCGTAATGGTAGCAAGCGCTGAATAA